One part of the Edaphobacter acidisoli genome encodes these proteins:
- a CDS encoding metal-dependent hydrolase has translation MEPVTHLMTGAVLSRAGFNRKAAYATLAMTLAAEAPDLDTLWSIKGPVAVFQHHRGWTHTFLGLPIEAAIVVGVVWLLHRWRIKRNPAKTTAAPVRWWLLFCFSLIALLSHLLLDWTNNYGLRPFFPFNPRWYAGSFVFIFEPVIFALLLIALIAPPLFGLVSSEVGVRKAKFHGRGWAIAALVGIVAFWGWRIVERQDAIQIAQAQNYGAPVTRVFASPHMVNPFRWSVIVETPDFYQLATVDTLDDTVATSKESDIFYKPPTTLATLVAKRSWLGQVYLDWSSFPLVTQTYTSNEGFATVTFRDLRFMYDASFLTGREDPPLSGKVILNTDRRVVRMEMDGRVQH, from the coding sequence ATGGAACCCGTAACCCATCTGATGACAGGCGCTGTGCTCTCTCGCGCAGGGTTCAATCGCAAGGCGGCTTACGCTACGCTGGCCATGACGCTTGCTGCGGAAGCTCCTGACCTCGACACACTATGGTCGATCAAAGGTCCGGTCGCGGTCTTCCAGCATCATCGCGGATGGACCCACACCTTTCTCGGATTGCCCATAGAAGCCGCCATCGTGGTCGGCGTTGTGTGGTTGCTTCACCGATGGCGTATCAAACGCAATCCAGCCAAAACTACGGCTGCACCAGTGCGATGGTGGCTGCTCTTCTGCTTCTCGCTGATTGCGCTACTGAGCCATCTGCTGCTGGACTGGACCAACAACTACGGCCTGCGCCCGTTTTTTCCGTTCAACCCAAGATGGTATGCAGGATCGTTCGTATTCATCTTCGAGCCAGTCATCTTTGCTCTTCTGCTGATCGCGCTCATTGCGCCGCCATTGTTTGGGCTGGTCAGCAGCGAGGTCGGCGTACGTAAGGCGAAGTTTCACGGGCGCGGATGGGCCATCGCCGCGTTGGTTGGCATTGTTGCGTTTTGGGGTTGGCGCATCGTGGAGCGGCAGGACGCCATTCAGATTGCGCAGGCACAGAACTACGGAGCGCCTGTTACGAGAGTCTTCGCCAGTCCGCACATGGTTAATCCTTTTCGCTGGAGCGTCATCGTCGAGACACCCGATTTCTATCAACTGGCCACTGTAGACACGCTCGACGACACGGTCGCGACCAGCAAGGAGTCGGACATCTTCTACAAGCCGCCAACCACGCTCGCCACGCTTGTAGCCAAACGTAGCTGGCTTGGACAGGTATATCTGGACTGGTCCAGCTTTCCGCTGGTCACACAGACGTATACGAGCAATGAAGGTTTTGCCACGGTCACCTTCCGCGACCTGCGCTTTATGTACGACGCCTCGTTCCTTACCGGGCGCGAAGACCCTCCGCTCTCCGGTAAGGTCATCTTGAATACAGATCGCCGCGTGGTTCGAATGGAGATGGATGGCCGGGTCCAGCATTGA
- a CDS encoding DUF6580 family putative transport protein codes for MAAYLVLLLAVLSRILPYAFHQVNLGFTAVGGGLLYFGARRSRWQTVFAVLALMATDYYLTSFVFSYPFHAKDYLVTWGWEAAVCLMAHQVLSRKSSALRVGGAVAASSTSFFLLSNFAVWAGSAMYPHTAAGLGACYVAGIPFYANDLISTAFTAAALFGLPALARNIANTLHETGNNNLPMA; via the coding sequence ATGGCTGCTTATCTCGTTCTTCTGCTAGCGGTTTTGAGCCGCATCCTGCCTTACGCATTTCATCAGGTCAATCTTGGATTCACAGCCGTGGGTGGCGGTTTGTTGTACTTCGGCGCTCGCCGCAGCCGGTGGCAGACTGTCTTTGCCGTGCTCGCTCTGATGGCGACTGACTACTACCTGACATCATTCGTCTTCAGCTATCCGTTCCACGCGAAGGACTATCTGGTGACCTGGGGATGGGAAGCTGCTGTTTGCCTCATGGCGCATCAGGTCCTCAGCCGCAAGAGTTCGGCCCTGCGGGTTGGTGGAGCGGTGGCTGCGTCCTCGACCTCATTTTTCCTGCTCAGCAACTTTGCAGTGTGGGCGGGAAGCGCGATGTATCCGCATACTGCTGCTGGTCTCGGCGCTTGCTATGTTGCGGGCATTCCGTTCTACGCGAATGACCTGATCTCGACGGCCTTCACCGCAGCTGCGCTCTTCGGTCTGCCTGCACTGGCCCGCAACATCGCGAACACATTGCATGAGACGGGAAACAATAATCTTCCCATGGCGTAA
- a CDS encoding YqaA family protein: MKIPASIWIHKANVALQALGVWGLGAMALVDSSSVPMPLDALLIKDVAENHSRFVIYCLIAALGSAIGSLVPYYLGRAGGELILLKRINRQRYEQLRDRFEKQEFLAIMVPAMLPPPMPIKLFELAAGVFEMKPAWFFSAMLTGKFLRFMLWAVITILYGPKIISTMTKAVHDHLGYVLGAGGIVVVLIVVYVVRKLFDRRRGTQFPVED, from the coding sequence GTGAAGATTCCCGCCTCTATCTGGATACATAAAGCGAACGTCGCCTTGCAGGCCCTTGGGGTGTGGGGACTGGGTGCCATGGCGCTGGTCGATTCGTCGTCGGTGCCCATGCCGCTGGACGCGCTTTTGATCAAGGACGTCGCTGAAAATCATTCGCGATTTGTAATTTACTGCCTGATTGCTGCACTGGGCTCGGCCATCGGCAGCCTGGTGCCGTACTACCTGGGCCGCGCGGGCGGCGAGTTGATCTTACTCAAGCGCATCAATCGCCAACGTTATGAGCAGTTGCGCGATCGCTTCGAGAAGCAGGAGTTCCTGGCCATCATGGTCCCGGCCATGCTTCCTCCTCCGATGCCGATCAAATTGTTCGAGCTGGCTGCGGGAGTCTTCGAGATGAAGCCGGCATGGTTTTTTTCGGCGATGCTGACCGGCAAATTCCTCCGCTTTATGCTTTGGGCCGTGATTACGATCCTCTATGGCCCGAAGATCATCAGCACCATGACGAAAGCCGTTCACGACCACCTGGGATATGTTCTAGGAGCGGGAGGAATTGTCGTTGTGCTGATCGTCGTGTACGTCGTTCGCAAGCTCTTCGACCGGCGGCGCGGTACACAGTTTCCTGTTGAGGATTAA
- a CDS encoding MogA/MoaB family molybdenum cofactor biosynthesis protein, with translation MIERFRADTRASVLTISDRCSRGEQTDRSGPAVAQLLSEAGIAVIDAETLPDERDQIAAALRRHAATSPLIVTTGGTGLAPRDVTPEATRAVCDRIIEGLSERMRAEGSRHTPLAALSRGVCGALDESLIVNLPGSVAGAETSLAAILPLLPHALDLLAGRTTHEAKSTQHG, from the coding sequence GTGATTGAGCGCTTCCGAGCCGACACCCGCGCCTCTGTGCTGACGATAAGTGACCGCTGCTCGCGCGGCGAACAGACCGATCGGTCTGGCCCTGCGGTTGCGCAGCTGCTTTCAGAAGCTGGCATAGCAGTAATCGATGCAGAGACATTGCCCGATGAGCGCGACCAGATTGCAGCGGCGCTACGTCGCCATGCGGCAACATCACCGCTGATCGTAACCACGGGGGGAACCGGCCTTGCACCGCGTGATGTAACTCCCGAGGCAACACGCGCGGTTTGTGATCGTATCATCGAAGGGCTGTCAGAACGGATGCGAGCCGAGGGCTCACGACACACACCGCTGGCCGCGCTCAGCCGAGGTGTCTGCGGAGCACTGGACGAATCGCTGATTGTGAATCTTCCGGGGAGCGTGGCAGGAGCAGAGACGTCTCTGGCTGCAATTCTTCCACTGCTGCCGCACGCGCTCGACCTGCTTGCAGGACGCACCACCCACGAGGCGAAGAGTACTCAGCACGGGTAG
- a CDS encoding TonB C-terminal domain-containing protein, with protein sequence MPTLETPPDSASPTPPIKVHAGRYGDLEEHQVIHLLDSLDDEQAKARFRESVYISIIICMALAWFVMYGPRVIFREPRVINPMDVLKQREKDLTYLEMQQSKPKLPHKPTNVVSDKDQTQQTAHPTLDKKTLEQLEAMRKAGAPGAAAPAPTPTQPAPAQQQPAPQQAKQQPPSAPLPQHAPQQQATVDAPHAAPTKPNFGNQNQYAGDAIRQAAEQAARNHGEGGDYGQNAPIAHQGLNTGVEVLSDTQGVDFGPYLRRILGDIRRSWIPQIPEEARPPLNKQGETLIRFTILPDGRIGAMHLDGSTHDQAIDRAAWGGIVGVGQFPPLPASFHGPQLELRIEFLVNITPPQQ encoded by the coding sequence ATGCCCACGCTTGAAACACCGCCTGACTCCGCATCGCCCACACCGCCTATAAAGGTGCACGCAGGCCGTTATGGTGATCTCGAGGAGCACCAGGTCATCCACCTTCTCGACTCGCTCGACGACGAGCAGGCCAAGGCGCGGTTTCGCGAGTCAGTCTACATCTCGATCATCATCTGCATGGCGCTGGCATGGTTTGTCATGTACGGTCCTCGGGTCATCTTCCGTGAGCCGCGCGTCATCAACCCGATGGATGTGCTCAAACAGCGTGAGAAAGACCTGACATACCTCGAAATGCAGCAGAGCAAGCCCAAGCTGCCGCATAAACCAACCAACGTCGTTAGCGACAAAGACCAGACGCAGCAGACTGCTCATCCGACACTCGATAAGAAGACGCTGGAGCAGCTGGAAGCGATGCGTAAGGCAGGGGCGCCGGGCGCCGCGGCTCCTGCGCCAACACCAACACAGCCTGCACCGGCACAGCAGCAGCCCGCTCCGCAACAGGCGAAGCAGCAGCCTCCGTCTGCGCCTCTGCCACAACACGCTCCACAACAGCAGGCAACTGTGGACGCTCCGCATGCCGCGCCGACGAAGCCCAACTTTGGCAATCAGAATCAGTATGCGGGCGATGCCATCCGTCAGGCAGCAGAGCAGGCCGCACGCAACCATGGTGAGGGCGGTGATTACGGGCAGAATGCTCCGATCGCGCATCAGGGGCTGAACACCGGTGTCGAAGTGCTCTCCGATACCCAGGGGGTGGACTTTGGACCGTACCTGCGGCGTATCCTCGGCGACATCCGCCGTTCGTGGATTCCGCAGATTCCGGAAGAGGCACGTCCTCCGCTGAATAAGCAGGGCGAGACGCTGATCCGGTTTACCATCCTGCCCGATGGCAGAATTGGTGCGATGCATCTGGATGGCTCAACCCACGACCAGGCAATCGATCGCGCTGCGTGGGGCGGCATCGTTGGCGTAGGGCAGTTTCCTCCACTGCCGGCCAGCTTCCACGGGCCTCAGCTTGAACTGCGCATCGAGTTCCTCGTAAACATCACTCCTCCGCAACAATAG